One Phycisphaerales bacterium genomic window carries:
- a CDS encoding NADH-quinone oxidoreductase subunit A: MLLGVTDPVAYLPLAVILMAVVGFSVMNLVLTRILGPNRAGETKALSYESGMEPVGTARKRFNVRFYLIAMVFLVFDVEVVFLYPWATTFANLEMDSTERLLWLGRILFFLFTTIVAFLYGLRKGVFRFD; encoded by the coding sequence ATGCTGCTCGGCGTTACCGATCCCGTGGCTTACCTGCCCCTGGCGGTCATCCTCATGGCCGTCGTGGGCTTCTCGGTCATGAACCTGGTGCTCACACGCATCCTGGGCCCCAACCGGGCCGGCGAGACCAAGGCCCTCTCCTATGAGAGCGGCATGGAGCCGGTGGGTACGGCCCGCAAGCGGTTCAACGTTCGCTTCTACTTGATCGCCATGGTCTTCCTGGTATTCGACGTCGAGGTGGTCTTCCTCTACCCCTGGGCCACCACCTTCGCGAACCTCGAGATGGATTCCACCGAGCGCCTGCTCTGGCTGGGTCGCATCCTCTTCTTCCTCTTCACGACGATCGTCGCCTTCCTGTACGGTCTTCGCAAGGGCGTTTTCCGCTTCGACTGA
- a CDS encoding ATP-binding protein, whose protein sequence is MGIRFLRERERTIIGLIAGVMGVVVIVIGAFAWLYVDAAGLPRTTQAWVELAAIGAGALLAVALLGRWVRKRMLSMSALREAVLASENAKAAATELELSDRFGREAIAWNALLGRLDAGARRDPAGVPSGKAAAAGDGRMAATVCSALWQGVLVVGPALDIRYANSAAAMLLGVDLDTLDAKPLNEILDVSPLANESGDSGLRRGTMELDRTVGEASTHLRVSVRDGQGSDAQIVVIEDITQLHAAEEARANFIAHATHELRTPLTNMRLYAETALGDDCDEAMLGTCLNVINQEVRRLERVVSDMLSVSEMEAGALSIQEGEARLDQLFEELRLEFEQQARDKGVNLSFTLPAKLPVVRGDRDKLLQAYHNVLGNAIKYTPNGGTVTLSADWDENGMNVSVRDTGVGIAEADRQKIFARFYRTDDVRASGAQGTGLGLTLAKEIMLGHEGGIDVDSEPGKGSVFTMYIPGGRLVA, encoded by the coding sequence ATGGGCATCCGCTTTCTGCGTGAACGCGAACGAACGATCATCGGGTTGATCGCCGGTGTCATGGGTGTCGTCGTGATCGTTATCGGAGCGTTTGCCTGGCTCTACGTCGATGCAGCCGGACTGCCCCGAACCACCCAGGCCTGGGTCGAACTGGCCGCAATCGGCGCCGGAGCCCTCCTCGCCGTGGCGCTGCTCGGTCGCTGGGTCCGCAAGCGGATGCTGAGCATGTCTGCCCTGAGGGAAGCCGTGCTTGCGTCCGAGAACGCGAAGGCTGCCGCTACTGAACTGGAGTTGAGCGACCGCTTCGGCCGCGAGGCGATTGCCTGGAATGCCCTTCTGGGCCGCCTCGATGCCGGAGCCCGCCGAGACCCGGCCGGCGTTCCTTCGGGAAAGGCGGCCGCGGCAGGCGATGGACGGATGGCCGCGACGGTGTGTTCGGCGCTCTGGCAGGGGGTTCTGGTCGTGGGCCCGGCGCTGGACATTCGCTATGCCAACTCGGCCGCGGCAATGCTGCTAGGCGTGGACCTGGACACCCTGGACGCCAAGCCCCTGAACGAGATCCTCGACGTATCACCCTTGGCAAACGAGTCGGGCGACAGCGGGCTGCGGCGCGGCACCATGGAACTGGACCGCACGGTGGGCGAGGCCTCGACGCACCTGCGCGTATCCGTACGCGACGGTCAGGGCAGCGATGCACAGATCGTGGTGATCGAAGACATCACCCAATTGCACGCGGCCGAAGAAGCGCGAGCCAACTTCATCGCGCACGCGACCCACGAGCTTCGCACGCCGTTGACGAACATGCGTCTGTATGCCGAAACGGCGCTGGGCGATGACTGCGACGAGGCGATGCTCGGCACGTGCCTGAACGTGATCAACCAGGAAGTCCGCCGACTGGAGCGCGTGGTTTCGGATATGCTCAGCGTCAGCGAGATGGAAGCCGGCGCACTTTCCATCCAGGAAGGCGAGGCAAGACTCGACCAACTCTTTGAAGAACTGCGGCTCGAATTCGAGCAACAAGCCAGGGACAAGGGCGTCAATTTGTCGTTCACGCTGCCCGCAAAGCTCCCAGTCGTGCGCGGCGACCGCGACAAGCTACTCCAGGCGTACCACAACGTTCTTGGCAACGCCATCAAGTACACCCCAAACGGGGGCACGGTCACGCTCTCGGCCGACTGGGACGAGAACGGCATGAACGTGTCGGTTCGAGACACGGGCGTCGGTATCGCCGAGGCCGATCGGCAGAAGATCTTCGCGCGCTTCTACCGCACCGACGACGTCCGCGCCTCGGGTGCGCAGGGCACGGGCCTTGGCCTCACGTTGGCCAAGGAAATCATGCTCGGCCACGAGGGCGGCATCGACGTGGACTCCGAGCCCGGCAAGGGCAGCGTCTTCACGATGTACATCCCCGGCGGGCGCCTGGTTGCATGA
- a CDS encoding STAS domain-containing protein translates to MRIDEQVRGAVTFLRPDGAITQQDSSVFRTKLVDAARRSMGRCVVDASAVPFMDSAALEALLDATDQLGSAGRVLKLCGLNETVRECLELTGIAGRFDIYADGVSAARSFL, encoded by the coding sequence ATGCGCATCGATGAACAGGTTCGCGGCGCAGTCACGTTCCTCAGGCCGGACGGCGCCATTACGCAGCAGGACTCGAGCGTCTTTCGGACCAAGCTCGTCGATGCGGCCCGTCGTTCGATGGGTCGCTGCGTAGTTGACGCCTCGGCCGTCCCCTTCATGGATAGCGCTGCACTGGAAGCCTTGCTTGACGCCACCGACCAGCTCGGGTCGGCCGGCCGCGTGCTCAAGCTGTGCGGGCTGAACGAGACCGTCCGCGAGTGCCTTGAACTGACGGGCATCGCGGGCCGGTTCGACATCTACGCCGATGGTGTCTCGGCAGCGAGGAGCTTCCTGTGA
- a CDS encoding ATPase, T2SS/T4P/T4SS family has product MSDEQPQDKEQTPPPVTRIGDVLVGSGVITEEQLGAALERQQAEGTLLGEILVEEGIISPATLVHTLGQHLDLPSCVLRHGLVDPELLQVVTADVAHELGVMPMFRIRDEMTVAMAEPQSLPTIDRLTQITGCRIRPVLALRGNIEEFIEKYAQNQANLTAFLSQLRESDVEVFDKENVDEEEPEGDLAKIIAGSPIVNLVNMAVLTAIRDRASDIHIEPSHKGTRIRYRIDGTLRDLMRPPQGMHSAIASRVKILAKLDIAEKRMPQEGRIRIMAEGREVSLRVSSIPTLLGEKLVIRILDRDNLNSSLADLGIRPELMMTITRMLRKPYGLMLVTGPTGSGKSTTLYSALELLSSPERNIVTVEDPVEYQLDLINQIQVQEAIGLSFAKALRSILRQDPDVIMVGEIRDQDTARVATQAAITGHVVLATLHTNDAPGAVERLLDMGIEPYLLSGALNGVIAQRLARTICQHCATRYYPDDNLLAEAGIADEARTPFRRGLGCQHCHDTGFQGRLGIYEVMEVTPPIRRLVHAGASSMELREAFFKGGGKSLREEAVLVAKRGSTSLEEALRVTRSDDDLDSGKPVEAAA; this is encoded by the coding sequence GTGAGCGACGAGCAGCCGCAAGACAAGGAGCAGACGCCACCGCCGGTCACCCGGATCGGCGATGTGCTCGTGGGCAGCGGCGTCATCACCGAGGAACAGCTCGGCGCAGCCTTGGAGCGTCAACAGGCCGAAGGCACGCTGCTGGGCGAGATCCTCGTCGAAGAGGGCATTATCTCGCCGGCCACGCTGGTGCACACGCTCGGCCAGCACCTGGATTTGCCCTCGTGCGTGTTGCGCCACGGCCTGGTGGATCCCGAGCTGCTCCAGGTCGTCACCGCCGACGTAGCGCACGAACTGGGCGTGATGCCCATGTTCCGCATCCGAGATGAGATGACCGTGGCGATGGCCGAGCCGCAGTCGCTACCGACCATCGATCGCCTGACGCAGATCACCGGCTGCCGCATACGACCGGTGCTGGCACTGCGCGGCAACATCGAAGAATTCATCGAGAAGTACGCCCAGAACCAGGCCAACCTGACGGCCTTCCTCTCCCAGCTCCGCGAATCGGACGTGGAGGTCTTCGATAAGGAGAACGTCGACGAGGAAGAGCCCGAAGGCGACCTGGCCAAGATCATCGCCGGCAGCCCGATCGTGAACCTCGTCAACATGGCGGTGCTAACGGCCATCCGCGATCGAGCCAGCGACATCCACATCGAGCCCAGCCACAAGGGCACGCGCATCCGATACCGGATCGACGGCACGCTTCGCGACCTCATGCGTCCGCCCCAGGGCATGCACTCGGCCATCGCCTCGCGCGTCAAGATCCTGGCCAAGCTCGACATCGCGGAGAAGCGCATGCCGCAGGAGGGCCGCATCCGCATCATGGCCGAGGGCCGCGAGGTCTCGCTCCGCGTGTCCAGCATCCCCACGCTGCTGGGCGAGAAGCTGGTGATCCGCATCCTCGATCGCGACAATCTGAATTCGAGCCTGGCCGACCTGGGCATCCGTCCCGAACTGATGATGACCATCACGCGGATGCTGCGCAAGCCCTACGGCCTCATGCTCGTGACCGGGCCGACGGGCAGCGGCAAGTCGACGACGCTTTATTCGGCGCTGGAACTGCTCAGCAGTCCCGAGCGCAACATCGTGACGGTCGAAGACCCGGTGGAGTACCAGCTCGACCTGATCAATCAGATCCAGGTTCAGGAGGCCATTGGGCTGAGCTTCGCCAAGGCTCTACGCAGCATCCTGCGGCAGGACCCCGACGTGATCATGGTGGGCGAGATCCGAGACCAGGATACCGCGCGCGTCGCCACACAGGCCGCCATCACGGGCCACGTCGTGCTCGCAACCCTGCATACCAACGATGCGCCCGGCGCCGTCGAGCGACTGCTGGACATGGGCATCGAGCCCTATCTGCTCAGCGGCGCGCTCAATGGCGTCATCGCCCAGCGCCTGGCTCGCACGATCTGCCAGCACTGCGCCACGCGTTACTACCCCGACGACAACCTGCTGGCCGAAGCGGGCATCGCCGACGAAGCGCGCACCCCCTTCCGCCGCGGCCTGGGCTGTCAGCACTGCCACGACACCGGCTTCCAGGGTCGCCTGGGCATCTACGAGGTGATGGAGGTCACCCCGCCCATCCGCCGGCTGGTGCACGCGGGCGCTTCATCAATGGAACTCCGCGAGGCATTCTTCAAGGGCGGCGGTAAGTCGCTGCGCGAGGAGGCAGTGCTCGTGGCCAAGCGCGGCTCGACCAGCCTCGAAGAAGCCCTGCGCGTAACCCGGAGCGACGACGATCTCGATTCCGGCAAGCCCGTGGAGGCGGCAGCATGA
- a CDS encoding type II secretion system F family protein, translating to MKWRYVGYETSGAPKRGVIEAADKADARDKLRERDIIVLEIAQDAGRGTTGRRIKGSRGKLADISQFMRHMSVLIASGTPLSEGVEAMAGQTRDEKFKAVLKRLQADIESGTPLSEAMGVHPGYFDEVCRAMVAAGESSGRLGDMLERVSSLMRQKLAMRRAIVGAMIYPCILIGIGFIVVLVMLVMVFPRFEAMFESLDTPVPPSTQLFLWLSTMLRTYWWAWLAGLVPAALLARFALMQPATSRLIEKALLRTPKLGDIARSIASARLSRMVSLLLDSHLPLLDVLSLCAGSMRSPEYAALLREAHDAAEVGQPISTVLEDTDLLHGLVREGVRTGERTGRMGMMLGNVADFLEEENEATLKALSAIIEPLLLVTLGLVVGGIATSMFLPLFDLTASAGAP from the coding sequence ATGAAGTGGCGTTATGTTGGCTACGAGACCAGCGGCGCGCCCAAGCGCGGCGTCATCGAAGCCGCCGACAAGGCGGACGCGCGAGACAAGCTCCGGGAGCGCGACATCATCGTGCTCGAGATCGCTCAGGATGCAGGCCGCGGCACCACGGGGCGTCGCATCAAGGGCTCCCGGGGCAAGCTGGCGGACATCTCGCAGTTCATGCGCCACATGTCGGTGTTGATTGCCTCCGGCACGCCGCTCTCTGAGGGCGTCGAAGCCATGGCGGGCCAGACGCGCGACGAGAAGTTTAAGGCCGTGCTCAAGCGCCTGCAGGCGGACATCGAGTCGGGCACGCCACTGTCCGAGGCCATGGGCGTTCATCCGGGCTACTTCGACGAAGTATGCCGTGCGATGGTTGCCGCGGGCGAATCGAGCGGCCGGCTGGGCGACATGCTCGAGCGTGTGTCTTCGCTCATGCGTCAGAAGCTGGCGATGCGACGCGCCATCGTCGGCGCGATGATCTACCCATGCATCCTCATCGGCATCGGCTTCATCGTCGTGCTCGTGATGCTGGTGATGGTGTTCCCGCGGTTCGAGGCCATGTTCGAGTCGCTGGACACGCCAGTCCCACCGAGTACGCAGCTGTTCCTCTGGCTCAGCACGATGCTACGCACCTATTGGTGGGCATGGCTGGCCGGGCTCGTGCCCGCCGCGCTGCTGGCCCGCTTCGCATTGATGCAGCCAGCGACGTCGCGTCTGATCGAGAAGGCCCTGCTGCGGACGCCCAAGCTGGGCGATATCGCACGCTCGATCGCCAGCGCCCGGCTGTCGCGGATGGTCTCGCTCCTGCTGGACAGCCATCTTCCGCTCCTGGACGTGCTTTCGCTGTGCGCCGGTTCGATGCGCAGCCCCGAGTATGCCGCCCTGCTCAGAGAGGCGCACGACGCCGCCGAGGTCGGCCAGCCCATCAGCACGGTCCTGGAAGATACCGACCTGCTCCACGGCCTGGTGCGTGAGGGCGTGCGCACGGGCGAACGCACGGGGCGCATGGGCATGATGCTCGGCAACGTTGCGGACTTTCTGGAAGAGGAGAACGAAGCCACGTTGAAGGCGTTGAGCGCCATCATCGAACCGCTCTTGCTCGTGACGCTGGGCCTGGTCGTCGGGGGCATCGCCACGAGCATGTTCCTTCCGCTGTTCGATCTCACCGCCTCGGCCGGGGCCCCGTAA